One region of Mangifera indica cultivar Alphonso chromosome 3, CATAS_Mindica_2.1, whole genome shotgun sequence genomic DNA includes:
- the LOC123210385 gene encoding divinyl chlorophyllide a 8-vinyl-reductase, chloroplastic-like, translating into MASLCFSTIVFTLHSPKCQSFTSSSLSSHFFDHQIKVRSFPRVNLSQPFKLSSKRFNPITASAATAIETSSSSFRNKNPKDTNILVVGSTGYIGKFVVKELANRGFSVIAIARERSGIRGRNDKEQTLNELQGANVCFSDVRNVESLQKNLENLGVSIDVVVSCLASRTGGVKDSWKIDYEATKNSLVAGRNHGASHFVLLSAICVQKPLLEFQRAKLKFEAELMKEAEEDSRFSYSIVRPTAFFKSLGGQVELVKDGKPYVMFGDGKLCACKPISEQDLASFIADCVLSEDKINQILPIGGPGKALTPLEQGEILFRLLGKEPKFLKVPIGIMDFAIGVLDFLVKIFPAIEDAAEFGKIGRYYAAESMLILDPETGEYSAEKTPSYGKDTLEEFFERVLREGMAGQELGEQTII; encoded by the coding sequence ATGGCTTCTCTTTGTTTCTCCACCATTGTCTTCACTCTCCATTCACCGAAGTGTCAAAGTTTCACCAGCAGTAGCTTGTCTTCTCACTTCTTTGATCATCAAATTAAGGTAAGATCTTTTCCTCGAGTAAATTTATCGCAACCCTTTAAGCTTAGTAGCAAAAGATTCAACCCCATTACAGCTTCTGCGGCAACAGCAATTGAAACCAGCTCATCTTCGTTCAGAAACAAGAATCCAAAAGATACCAACATTTTGGTGGTGGGTTCAACTGGGTATATTGGGAAGTTTGTAGTGAAAGAGTTGGCTAATAGAGGCTTTAGTGTAATAGCAATAGCTAGAGAAAGAAGTGGAATTAGAGGTAGAAATGATAAGGAACAGACCTTGAATGAGTTACAAGGAGCAAATGTGTGCTTTTCTGATGTTAGAAATGTGGAAAGTTTAcagaaaaatttggaaaatttagGAGTTTCAATAGATGTGGTTGTGTCTTGCCTTGCTAGTCGTACTGGTGGGGTGAAAGATTCATGGAAAATTGATTATGAAGCTACAAAGAATAGTCTTGTTGCTGGTAGAAATCATGGGGCTTCAcattttgttttgctttctgCGATATGTGTGCAAAAACCCCTTCTTGAATTTCAGCGTGCAAAGCTAAAATTTGAGgctgaattgatgaaagaagcCGAAGAAGATAGTAGATTTAGCTATAGTATAGTAAGGCCAACTGCATTTTTTAAAAGCTTAGGGGGACAGGTTGAGTTGGTGAAAGATGGGAAGCCTTATGTGATGTTTGGAGATGGGAAGTTATGTGCTTGCAAGCCAATAAGTGAGCAAGATTTGGCTTCATTTATTGCTGATTGTGTGTTGAGTGAAGATAAGATTAACCAAATATTGCCAATTGGAGGTCCAGGGAAAGCATTGACACCATTGGAACAAGGTGAGATATTGTTTAGACTTTTGGGGAAGGAACCCAAGTTCCTGAAAGTGCCAATAGGGATCATGGATTTTGCTATTGGGGTTCTTGATTTCCTTGTCAAGATCTTTCCTGCTATAGAAGATGCAGCTGAGTTTGGGAAAATTGGAAGGTATTATGCAGCTGAGAGCATGTTGATTTTGGATCCTGAGACAGGGGAGTATAGTGCTGAAAAAACTCCAAGTTATGGAAAGGACACTCTGGAGGAATTCTTTGAGAGGGTGCTTAGGGAAGGGATGGCTGGTCAGGAGTTGGGGGAACAAACTATCATCTAG
- the LOC123211645 gene encoding CASP-like protein 1D1 — MEYSTNIHHEPTATTSVKSEAPPPRLRGDVALRVSLFAATLVAAVVMVTNKQTQLVPVPGAPAGVTILHTAKFRHSPPFVYFAAALSVACFYSILTTLASFWLILKPAFSDKFFLHFVFLDVLMLGVVASATGAASAEAYNGLRGNHHVGWSKVCPVYDRFCVHVATSAIMSLLASFILVSLIMLPVFSLQKRVRH, encoded by the exons ATGGAATATTCAACTAATATTCATCATGAACCAACTGCCACCACCTCCGTGAAATCTGAAGCTCCGCCGCCACGTCTCAGGGGCGATGTGGCTCTTAGAGTCTCACTCTTTGCTGCTACACTAGTTGCAGCCGTTGTCATGGTGACCAACAAACAAACCCAGCTTGTGCCTGTTCCAGGAGCTCCGGCGGGAGTCACGATCCTGCATACAGCCAAGTTCCGTCACTCGCCACCCTTCGT ATATTTTGCAGCAGCATTATCAGTCGCTTGCTTTTACAGTATTTTAACAACGCTTGCATCATTCTGGCTTATTTTGAAGCCTGCTTTTTCCGACAAGTTCTTCCTCCATTTTGTATTTTTGGACGTG TTGATGTTGGGAGTGGTGGCTTCGGCGACCGGAGCAGCCAGCGCGGAAGCATATAATGGATTGAGGGGCAACCACCATGTTGGGTGGTCGAAAGTTTGCCCAGTTTATGACAGGTTCTGTGTTCATGTAGCAACCTCCGCTATTATGTCACTTCTCGCCTCCTTTATTCTTGTTTCCCTCATTATGCTACCCGTTTTTTCTCTACAAAAACGGGTTCGTCATTAA
- the LOC123210703 gene encoding CASP-like protein 1E2, protein MDNGMEGKVEMKMNSKGRVNGRELYLRLFALLLTLAAVFVMGLNKQSKVISMKILANFPPVDVPVTAKWKYQSAFVYHMVANLIACSYAAASLLVLLASKGGRKRGLAVSIIVVLDLVMVALLFSSSSAAAAIGVLGYTGNSHVQWHKVCNAFGKFCEQAAAGIGLSQLGGLAFLLLVAYKALGAHNNMPN, encoded by the exons atGGACAATGGGATGGAGGGCAAAGTTGAGATGAAGATGAACAGCAAAGGAAGAGTGAACGGCCGTGAGTTGTATCTGAGGTTGTTCGCCTTGCTGCTTACTCTGGCTGCTGTCTTTGTTATGGGGCTGAATAAGCAAAGTAAGGTCATTTCGATGAAGATCTTGGCCAATTTTCCTCCTGTTGATGTTCCTGTCACTGCTAAGTGGAAATACCAGTCTGCCTTTGT aTATCATATGGTGGCAAATCTCATTGCATGCTCATATGCAGCAGCGTCTCTGTTAGTTTTGCTTGCGAGCAAGGGTGGCAGAAAGAGGGGCTTAGCAGTGTCAATCATTGTCGTTCTTGATCTCGTGATGGTGGCGTTGCTATTTTCAAGTAGCAGCGCAGCCGCGGCCATCGGAGTGTTGGGGTACACAGGAAATTCACATGTGCAATGGCATAAAGTTTGCAATGCTTTTGGGAAATTTTGTGAGCAAGCTGCTGCTGGAATTGGCTTGTCTCAGTTAGGTGGATTGGCGTTTCTCTTGCTGGTTGCCTATAAAGCTTTAGGAGCTCACAACAATATGCCCAactag